Proteins encoded within one genomic window of Halobacteroides halobius DSM 5150:
- the hslV gene encoding ATP-dependent protease subunit HslV, whose amino-acid sequence MMEATTVIAVKDDDQVALAGDGQVTMKHTVMKHGANKIRRLHNEEVLAGFAGTAADAFTLFEKFEGKLEEFHGNLRRAAVELAKEWRTDKMLRKLEALLIVANEESLLVVSGTGDVIEPDDGVTAIGSGGSYALAAARAFIQSSDLTASQIAKKSLEIASDICIYTNDNITVEEI is encoded by the coding sequence ATGATGGAAGCAACAACAGTAATTGCTGTTAAGGATGATGATCAAGTAGCTCTAGCGGGTGATGGTCAAGTTACAATGAAACATACTGTTATGAAGCATGGAGCTAATAAGATTAGGCGTCTTCATAATGAAGAAGTATTAGCAGGATTTGCTGGTACAGCAGCTGATGCATTTACTTTATTTGAAAAATTTGAAGGGAAGTTAGAGGAATTCCATGGTAATTTAAGACGCGCTGCAGTTGAATTGGCTAAAGAGTGGAGAACAGATAAAATGTTAAGAAAGCTAGAAGCTTTATTAATTGTTGCTAATGAAGAATCATTATTAGTTGTGTCAGGAACAGGGGATGTAATTGAGCCTGATGATGGTGTAACAGCAATTGGTTCAGGAGGTTCTTATGCGTTAGCTGCTGCTCGTGCTTTTATTCAATCATCTGATTTGACAGCTTCACAGATAGCTAAAAAATCATTAGAGATTGCATCAGATATATGTATTTATACTAATGATAATATTACGGTAGAAGAAATATAA
- the hslU gene encoding ATP-dependent protease ATPase subunit HslU: MEDLTPREIVKKLDKYIVGQNEAKKSVAIALRNRYRRKKLTVDLREEVIPKNILMIGPTGVGKTEIARRLAKLAQAPFIKVEVSKFTEVGYMGRDVESMVRDLVRTAMRMIQQEKMKNVEEKAVKLAEERILDALLPMPNKQDNNPLQNLFGEFQDNDTQNDEPDERIKRSRNKLLKKLRSGELEERMIEIEVEQSNSQMVEVFSGAGVEELGFNFQDIFGGMLPNQKETKKVSVKEAREILKEKEAKKLIDMDKVSQEAIERVEQAGIIFLDEIDKIAGKESGSNPDVSREGVQRDILPIVEGSTVNTKYGSVKTDHILFIAAGAFHVANPTDLIPELQGRFPIRVELNSLSKDNFKEILVAPENALTKQYKALLATEDLDIEFTEGAIDELAEIAFRVNEQTENIGARRLHTIVEKLLEELSFTAPELEQDIIEIDREYVKDKLDDVVEDKDLSKYIL, translated from the coding sequence ATGGAAGATTTAACTCCACGTGAGATAGTTAAGAAATTGGATAAATACATTGTTGGACAAAATGAAGCAAAAAAGTCAGTTGCAATTGCATTAAGAAATAGATATCGGCGTAAGAAATTAACAGTTGATTTAAGAGAGGAAGTAATCCCTAAAAATATTTTAATGATTGGCCCAACTGGAGTTGGAAAGACAGAAATAGCTCGTAGATTAGCTAAATTAGCTCAAGCTCCATTTATTAAAGTAGAAGTGAGTAAATTTACAGAAGTAGGTTATATGGGCCGCGATGTAGAATCAATGGTTAGGGATTTAGTGCGGACTGCTATGCGGATGATCCAGCAAGAAAAAATGAAAAATGTAGAAGAAAAAGCAGTCAAGTTAGCAGAAGAAAGAATTCTTGATGCACTATTACCTATGCCTAATAAACAGGATAATAATCCATTGCAAAATCTATTTGGTGAGTTTCAAGATAATGATACCCAAAATGATGAGCCAGACGAAAGAATTAAGCGTAGTCGTAATAAGCTACTAAAGAAGTTAAGATCAGGTGAGTTAGAGGAACGGATGATTGAGATCGAAGTAGAACAAAGCAACTCACAAATGGTTGAGGTTTTTTCTGGAGCTGGGGTAGAGGAATTAGGATTTAACTTTCAGGATATCTTTGGTGGTATGTTACCTAATCAAAAGGAGACAAAGAAAGTATCCGTTAAAGAAGCAAGAGAAATACTAAAAGAAAAGGAAGCAAAAAAGTTAATAGATATGGATAAAGTTAGTCAAGAGGCTATAGAAAGGGTAGAACAAGCGGGGATTATATTCTTAGATGAGATTGATAAAATAGCTGGTAAAGAATCTGGTTCTAATCCTGACGTATCCCGGGAAGGAGTCCAACGTGATATTCTACCTATTGTAGAAGGTTCAACGGTTAATACTAAATATGGTTCAGTAAAGACAGATCATATTTTATTTATTGCTGCTGGAGCATTTCATGTTGCTAATCCAACTGATTTGATTCCTGAATTACAGGGAAGATTCCCAATTAGAGTAGAATTAAATAGTTTATCAAAAGATAACTTTAAAGAAATTTTAGTTGCACCAGAGAATGCACTAACTAAACAATATAAAGCTTTGTTAGCTACAGAGGATTTAGATATTGAATTTACTGAAGGAGCAATTGATGAATTAGCAGAGATTGCTTTTAGGGTAAATGAACAAACTGAAAATATAGGAGCTCGAAGATTACATACTATTGTAGAAAAGTTATTAGAAGAATTATCTTTTACAGCACCAGAACTTGAGCAAGATATAATTGAGATCGATCGAGAGTATGTTAAAGATAAGTTAGATGATGTAGTAGAAGATAAGGATTTAAGTAAGTATATACTTTAA
- the codY gene encoding GTP-sensing pleiotropic transcriptional regulator CodY yields the protein MDRLLTKTRKINRLIQSSAGKSVDFEEMANVLRESITANVYLVDEQGRILGHSLVDEFECDIMLQEVINQNHFPSEYNDWLLGIYHTQSNYEQKHGACVFTDDKDCLFKQKLTTIVPINGGGERLGTLILARFDKEFESSDLLLAEYGATVVGMEILRLKSDKREKAARKKAAVQIALDTLSYSELEAVEHIFAELDGTEGLLVASKIADRVGITRSVIVNALRKFESAGVIESKSLGMKGTHIKILNDYLLEELDDLN from the coding sequence ATGGATAGATTACTTACTAAAACCCGAAAGATAAATAGATTAATCCAATCCTCTGCAGGAAAATCAGTAGATTTTGAAGAAATGGCTAATGTACTAAGAGAATCTATAACTGCAAATGTTTATTTGGTTGATGAGCAGGGTAGGATATTAGGTCATAGCTTAGTTGATGAATTTGAATGTGATATAATGTTACAAGAAGTAATTAATCAAAATCATTTTCCTAGTGAATATAATGACTGGTTACTTGGTATTTATCATACTCAATCTAACTATGAACAAAAGCATGGTGCTTGTGTCTTTACTGATGATAAAGATTGTCTTTTCAAGCAAAAATTAACTACTATTGTGCCAATTAATGGTGGAGGAGAACGATTAGGGACTTTAATTTTAGCTAGATTTGATAAAGAATTTGAGTCAAGTGATTTATTATTGGCTGAATATGGAGCTACTGTAGTAGGTATGGAAATTTTAAGATTAAAGAGTGATAAAAGAGAGAAAGCAGCCCGAAAGAAAGCAGCAGTTCAGATAGCATTAGATACTTTATCTTATTCTGAATTAGAAGCTGTTGAACATATCTTTGCAGAACTTGATGGTACAGAAGGTTTATTAGTAGCTAGTAAGATTGCTGATAGAGTAGGAATCACTCGTTCAGTAATTGTTAATGCTTTACGAAAATTTGAAAGTGCAGGAGTAATTGAATCTAAATCTTTAGGAATGAAAGGCACGCACATTAAGATTTTAAATGATTATTTATTAGAAGAGCTTGACGATTTAAATTAG
- the flgB gene encoding flagellar basal body rod protein FlgB — MDLFGQNFDLLQKSLDGLSTRHKAISSNIANVDTPGYKRRKVNFKEQLTKALDGNNNLAITDKSHISLNSRSISSVEPKVSIEEDTKIRSDGNNVSIDAEMANLAKNTLEYQATIKQLSNQFGRLNLVIKKGGK; from the coding sequence ATGGATCTTTTTGGACAGAACTTTGATTTATTACAGAAGTCATTAGATGGCTTATCTACTCGTCATAAAGCAATCTCTAGTAATATTGCTAATGTAGATACACCAGGTTATAAAAGAAGAAAAGTTAACTTTAAAGAACAATTAACTAAAGCATTAGATGGTAATAATAATTTAGCAATAACAGATAAAAGTCATATATCTTTAAATAGTAGAAGCATAAGTTCTGTAGAGCCTAAAGTTAGTATTGAAGAGGATACTAAAATAAGAAGTGATGGCAATAATGTTAGTATAGATGCTGAAATGGCTAATTTAGCTAAGAATACATTAGAGTATCAGGCTACAATTAAACAACTATCTAATCAATTTGGTCGATTGAATCTTGTGATAAAAAAAGGAGGTAAATAA
- the flgC gene encoding flagellar basal body rod protein FlgC, with amino-acid sequence MSLFRGINISASGLTAQRLRMNIVSSNIANVNTTRTEEGGPYQRKMPVFKSRLEDEMGMLKEDGPTGTGVVVEEIKESKKAPKLVYNPQHPDANEAGYVKMPNINIVSEMTDMISATRSYEANVTALNSAKQMAKSALKLG; translated from the coding sequence GTGAGTTTGTTTAGAGGAATTAATATTAGTGCTTCCGGTTTAACAGCTCAGAGATTAAGAATGAATATTGTTTCTAGTAATATTGCTAATGTTAATACTACTCGAACAGAAGAAGGTGGGCCTTATCAACGGAAAATGCCAGTTTTCAAATCTCGATTAGAAGATGAAATGGGAATGTTAAAAGAGGATGGGCCAACAGGAACTGGAGTGGTGGTTGAAGAGATTAAAGAGAGTAAAAAGGCTCCTAAGTTAGTTTATAATCCTCAACATCCAGATGCTAATGAAGCTGGTTATGTGAAAATGCCTAATATAAATATTGTCTCCGAAATGACAGATATGATATCGGCTACTAGATCGTATGAAGCAAATGTAACTGCTTTAAATTCAGCCAAGCAGATGGCAAAAAGTGCTTTAAAATTAGGTTAA
- the fliE gene encoding flagellar hook-basal body complex protein FliE produces the protein MDINNVSNHKLNIINNKDLKTDNQKKDSSFSNVLQKSLQDVNKLQHQANQASKDLALGKTDNIHNVMIAAQKAKLSLSLTTSVRNKVVDAYKEIMRIQV, from the coding sequence ATGGATATTAATAATGTTTCCAATCATAAATTAAATATTATTAATAATAAAGATTTAAAAACTGATAATCAGAAAAAGGATTCATCTTTTTCAAATGTACTACAAAAATCATTACAAGATGTTAATAAGCTACAACATCAAGCTAATCAAGCTAGTAAAGATTTAGCTTTAGGAAAAACAGATAATATACATAATGTAATGATAGCAGCCCAGAAAGCTAAATTATCTTTAAGTTTAACAACTAGTGTGAGAAATAAAGTAGTTGATGCCTATAAGGAGATTATGAGGATACAAGTCTGA
- the fliF gene encoding flagellar basal-body MS-ring/collar protein FliF, producing MVESLSEIKEQLQQLWVKMDKKTKIIIGISVLATMIGIIGLVGWAGQPAYKVLFNNLASKDAGAIINKLKEKQVPYKLENQGAAILVPQQRVYQLRLELASNGLPSGGVTGFELFDQTQIGTTDFAQKVNYMRALSGELSRTIRQFNNISYAKVKITPAKNSIYTERVQPAKASVLLKLDGYQQLSTKQVKSIANLVAGSVKGLQPNKVTIVDTAGNLLSAKLESKKGSATTYNQLELQSQFEGEIEKDLNIMLTKVLGMNNFVVRVNANLNFSQRSFKSTKYSPVVDDRGIVRSKQTKEESEKGISSSPEGVPGTTSNLPQYKVTDQEQQSRESSEEIINYEINKKIEKYVQSPGDLERLSVSVIVNQKLNQQRKNMITEAISAAVGYNKQRGDEIKVVGMKFDNSLEQQMNQQINAQNSQRETLLMTLAIIVGALILIVLFLIYRRGQDDEQDITPGQEVDYVAGDEVNETAASEELDPQEQEIRKLQQEIRELAVDQPEEIAELLKGWLEE from the coding sequence ATGGTTGAGAGTCTTTCGGAGATAAAAGAACAGCTACAACAGCTATGGGTAAAAATGGATAAAAAAACTAAAATAATAATAGGTATTTCAGTATTAGCTACTATGATAGGAATAATAGGTTTAGTAGGTTGGGCAGGGCAACCAGCATATAAAGTTTTATTTAATAATCTAGCAAGTAAAGATGCAGGAGCAATAATTAATAAGTTGAAAGAAAAACAAGTTCCATATAAACTAGAGAATCAAGGAGCAGCTATTTTAGTTCCTCAACAGCGAGTTTATCAACTTAGATTAGAGTTAGCTAGTAATGGTTTGCCTTCTGGTGGAGTTACTGGATTTGAGTTATTTGACCAGACTCAAATAGGAACTACTGATTTTGCTCAAAAGGTCAATTATATGAGAGCTTTATCTGGTGAATTATCTAGAACTATTAGACAATTTAATAATATTAGTTATGCTAAAGTAAAGATCACTCCAGCTAAAAATAGTATTTATACAGAAAGAGTACAACCAGCTAAGGCGTCAGTGCTTCTAAAATTGGATGGATATCAACAGTTATCAACTAAACAAGTAAAATCTATTGCTAACTTAGTAGCTGGTAGTGTAAAAGGATTGCAGCCTAATAAAGTAACTATAGTTGATACAGCTGGAAACTTATTATCAGCTAAATTAGAATCTAAAAAAGGTAGTGCAACAACTTATAATCAACTAGAACTACAAAGTCAATTTGAGGGCGAAATAGAAAAAGATTTAAATATAATGTTAACTAAAGTTTTAGGAATGAATAATTTTGTAGTACGAGTTAATGCTAACCTGAATTTTAGCCAACGTAGTTTTAAAAGTACTAAGTACTCTCCTGTTGTAGATGACAGGGGAATTGTTCGTAGTAAGCAAACAAAAGAGGAAAGTGAAAAGGGAATTAGTAGTAGTCCAGAAGGAGTTCCAGGTACTACCTCTAATTTGCCACAATATAAAGTAACTGACCAGGAGCAACAAAGTCGAGAGAGTTCAGAAGAAATAATAAATTATGAAATTAATAAAAAGATAGAAAAATATGTTCAATCTCCTGGTGACTTAGAACGATTATCTGTTTCAGTGATTGTTAACCAAAAATTAAATCAACAAAGAAAGAATATGATTACTGAAGCTATTTCAGCTGCAGTAGGCTATAATAAGCAACGTGGGGATGAGATTAAAGTTGTGGGAATGAAATTTGATAATAGCTTAGAGCAGCAAATGAATCAACAGATCAATGCTCAAAATTCTCAACGAGAGACTTTATTGATGACTTTAGCAATTATAGTAGGTGCTTTAATTTTAATTGTATTATTTTTAATATATAGAAGAGGTCAAGATGATGAGCAAGATATCACACCAGGTCAAGAGGTTGATTATGTTGCAGGAGATGAAGTCAATGAAACTGCTGCTTCTGAAGAATTAGATCCACAAGAACAAGAAATAAGAAAGTTACAGCAAGAAATACGTGAGTTAGCAGTTGATCAGCCTGAGGAGATAGCAGAATTATTAAAAGGTTGGCTAGAAGAGTAA
- the fliG gene encoding flagellar motor switch protein FliG has protein sequence MQGELSGKQKAAILMISLGQDASAEVFKHLNDDEIEELTLEIANLNKVPADVKEEILGEFHQMCVAYDYISHGGMDYAKEVLEKALGESEANNVIDRLTASLQVRPFDQLRKTDPDQILNFIQNEHPQTIALILAYLDSEQAASVMSGLAQDKQTQVAKRIALMERTSPDVIREVERVLEQKLSSLMTNEYSQAGGIDSIVEILNLSDRGTEKTILEQLGSDDPELADEIKQKMFVFEDVTLLTDRDIQRMLREVENDDLALALKAASDEVADKIFSNQSKRAAEMLRENIDYLGPVRISDVEEAQQKIVNEIRRLEEEGEIVIDRGGGDEVIE, from the coding sequence ATGCAGGGAGAACTATCAGGTAAACAAAAGGCTGCTATCTTAATGATTTCTTTAGGTCAAGATGCTTCGGCAGAGGTTTTTAAGCATTTAAATGATGATGAAATTGAAGAATTGACCTTAGAGATTGCTAATTTAAATAAGGTACCAGCTGATGTTAAAGAAGAAATACTAGGGGAATTTCATCAAATGTGTGTAGCATATGATTATATTAGTCATGGTGGTATGGATTATGCTAAAGAAGTATTAGAGAAGGCTTTAGGAGAGTCAGAAGCTAATAATGTAATTGATCGTTTAACTGCTTCTTTACAAGTAAGACCTTTTGATCAATTAAGAAAGACTGATCCTGATCAGATTTTAAACTTTATTCAAAATGAACACCCACAGACTATTGCTTTAATTTTAGCTTATTTAGATTCAGAACAAGCAGCGAGTGTTATGTCTGGGTTAGCACAAGATAAGCAGACTCAAGTTGCTAAGAGAATTGCTTTAATGGAACGCACTTCTCCAGATGTAATTAGAGAAGTAGAGCGGGTTTTAGAACAGAAGTTATCTTCTCTAATGACTAATGAATATTCTCAAGCTGGAGGGATTGATTCTATTGTAGAGATCTTGAATTTATCTGATCGAGGAACAGAAAAAACAATTTTAGAGCAATTAGGTAGTGATGATCCTGAATTAGCAGATGAAATTAAACAAAAGATGTTTGTTTTTGAGGATGTTACTTTACTTACTGATCGTGATATTCAAAGAATGTTACGGGAAGTTGAGAATGATGATTTAGCGTTAGCCTTAAAAGCAGCTAGTGATGAAGTAGCTGATAAGATCTTTAGTAATCAATCTAAGCGAGCAGCAGAAATGCTAAGAGAAAATATTGACTACTTAGGTCCAGTTAGAATTAGTGATGTAGAAGAAGCACAACAAAAAATTGTTAATGAAATTAGAAGACTAGAAGAAGAAGGTGAGATTGTAATTGACCGCGGAGGGGGAGATGAGGTAATTGAGTAA
- a CDS encoding FliH/SctL family protein: MSNVIKSNQVKSGKKFNFTKAPQREQSQNESLANESKMQAEQIVIEAKKEAEQIIDDAKEEARQIKQQAKQEVEAKVEAAVADAKEEGYQAGFNQGQAKAQDEVTDRVNHLIDNINAEVNKVSKLLDKELSTYKVEMIQLAIAISKRVIRQELTLNSKAVKAIVEDTLSLIDDDTGIKVRVNPSDLEVLDGAQEELVVANGRLDTIQLVADQSIELGGCIIETDFGGIDATISSQLAEIENKLLEVGESD; the protein is encoded by the coding sequence TTGAGTAATGTTATTAAATCTAATCAAGTTAAGTCTGGCAAGAAATTTAATTTTACTAAAGCTCCTCAACGAGAGCAATCTCAAAATGAATCTTTAGCTAATGAATCAAAAATGCAAGCTGAGCAAATAGTAATTGAAGCTAAGAAAGAAGCTGAACAAATAATTGATGATGCTAAAGAAGAAGCTAGACAAATTAAGCAGCAGGCTAAGCAAGAAGTTGAAGCTAAAGTAGAAGCTGCTGTAGCTGATGCTAAAGAAGAGGGATATCAAGCAGGATTTAACCAGGGCCAAGCTAAGGCCCAAGATGAGGTGACTGATAGAGTTAATCACCTTATAGATAATATAAATGCAGAGGTTAATAAAGTTTCTAAATTATTAGACAAAGAATTATCTACTTATAAAGTAGAGATGATTCAACTAGCAATAGCTATTAGTAAGCGAGTTATTAGACAGGAGCTTACTTTAAATTCTAAAGCAGTCAAGGCTATAGTAGAAGATACTCTTAGTTTAATAGATGATGATACAGGAATAAAAGTGAGGGTTAACCCTAGTGATTTAGAGGTTTTAGATGGTGCTCAAGAAGAGTTAGTAGTTGCTAATGGACGGCTAGATACGATCCAGTTAGTTGCTGATCAAAGTATTGAATTAGGAGGCTGTATTATAGAGACAGATTTTGGTGGGATTGATGCTACTATTTCTTCACAGTTAGCAGAGATTGAAAATAAGTTATTGGAAGTGGGAGAAAGTGACTAA
- the fliI gene encoding flagellar protein export ATPase FliI — MTKLWNIDNLLDTVEQTSLIKRFGKVKQVVGLTIESQGPTVQLGELCLIETNSNSEMIKAEVVGFKDTSVLLMPLGDMKGIGPGCKVFATGESLQIEVSDELLGTVLDGLGHPVSEEKLDVTGEKYPVDNDPPDPLARQRISEPLSLGVRSLDGLLTCGKGQRMGIFAGSGVGKSTLLGMIARNTDADINVIALIGERGREVREFIEESLGPEGLKKSVVIVATSDQPALVRLKGAMVATSIAEYFRDQGNDVMLMMDSVTRFAMAQREVGLAVGEPPATRGYTPSVFALLPKLLERSGAGEVGTITGLYTVLVEGDDMNEPIADAVRGILDGHIVLSRDLAAQNHYPAIDILESVSRVMDEIASAEHKEAAGKLREVLATYEESKDLVNLGVYEAGSDPQLDYALDKLEAVNNFLQQGVKETNSYQETVNWLTKIFAGE, encoded by the coding sequence GTGACTAAATTATGGAATATTGATAATTTATTAGATACAGTAGAGCAAACATCTTTAATCAAAAGATTTGGTAAGGTTAAGCAGGTAGTAGGCTTAACTATTGAGTCACAAGGGCCAACAGTACAATTAGGTGAATTATGTTTGATCGAAACTAATTCTAATTCAGAAATGATTAAAGCTGAAGTTGTAGGTTTTAAGGATACTAGTGTATTATTAATGCCTTTAGGAGATATGAAAGGAATTGGCCCTGGTTGTAAAGTCTTTGCTACTGGTGAATCATTACAGATTGAGGTCAGTGATGAATTATTAGGGACAGTATTAGATGGTTTAGGCCACCCTGTTTCAGAAGAGAAGTTAGATGTTACAGGAGAGAAGTATCCTGTCGATAATGATCCGCCTGATCCTTTAGCAAGACAAAGAATTAGCGAACCATTATCCTTAGGAGTAAGAAGTTTAGATGGATTATTAACTTGTGGCAAAGGCCAAAGAATGGGTATTTTTGCTGGAAGTGGTGTTGGTAAGAGTACTTTATTAGGTATGATAGCTCGTAATACTGATGCTGATATTAATGTAATTGCTCTGATAGGTGAGCGAGGTAGAGAGGTACGAGAGTTTATTGAAGAAAGCCTTGGCCCAGAAGGTTTAAAGAAATCTGTAGTAATAGTAGCAACTTCTGACCAGCCAGCTTTAGTACGTTTAAAAGGTGCTATGGTAGCAACTAGTATAGCTGAATATTTTCGTGATCAAGGTAATGATGTAATGTTAATGATGGATTCTGTAACACGTTTTGCAATGGCTCAACGAGAAGTAGGTTTAGCAGTTGGTGAGCCACCTGCTACTAGAGGATATACTCCTTCTGTATTTGCTTTATTACCTAAATTATTGGAAAGATCAGGGGCAGGAGAAGTAGGAACAATCACGGGCTTATATACTGTGTTAGTAGAAGGTGATGATATGAATGAACCAATTGCTGATGCTGTGCGAGGAATTTTAGATGGACATATTGTATTATCTAGGGATTTAGCAGCCCAAAATCATTATCCAGCAATAGATATTTTAGAGAGTGTAAGCAGGGTAATGGATGAGATTGCAAGTGCAGAACATAAAGAAGCAGCTGGAAAATTAAGAGAAGTATTAGCTACCTATGAAGAGTCTAAAGATTTAGTTAATCTTGGTGTTTATGAGGCAGGAAGTGACCCTCAATTAGATTATGCTTTAGATAAATTAGAAGCAGTTAATAATTTTTTACAGCAAGGAGTTAAGGAGACAAATAGTTACCAAGAGACAGTAAATTGGCTAACTAAAATTTTTGCTGGAGAGTGA
- the fliJ gene encoding flagellar export protein FliJ, producing MKEFEFRLQSLLDLREQEEQLLQKKLFEIKQKYNQVKEEIKRLADNKKEWQEKIEVKTQQGVRAQNLLRYRNYIEYLESEIEELELQLDHWSQKLDECQQKLLDKVKERKTVSKLKEKEYEKHWQELLQKRQKINDEIANNNFNHQSSF from the coding sequence GTGAAGGAGTTTGAATTTAGGCTACAATCTTTGTTAGATTTAAGAGAGCAAGAGGAACAGCTTCTCCAAAAAAAATTATTTGAAATAAAACAGAAGTATAATCAAGTAAAAGAAGAGATTAAAAGGTTAGCAGATAATAAAAAAGAGTGGCAAGAAAAAATAGAAGTTAAAACTCAACAAGGGGTTAGAGCACAAAATTTACTTAGATATCGAAATTATATCGAATATTTAGAATCAGAAATTGAAGAACTAGAGCTTCAACTTGATCATTGGTCTCAAAAGTTAGATGAGTGCCAACAGAAGTTATTAGATAAAGTGAAGGAAAGAAAGACAGTATCCAAATTAAAAGAGAAAGAGTATGAAAAACACTGGCAAGAGCTTCTACAAAAAAGGCAGAAGATAAATGATGAAATAGCTAATAATAATTTTAATCATCAAAGTAGTTTCTAG
- a CDS encoding MotE family protein has translation MKKIFFALIILIVLAGLTLYLLDFFKVFTFAQLQQESLEQLEKIPAVKEYMVSKKKNNELQDNLEKVRIKLSEMKEKNKQLLNQLQNKEQDIKQLQGQIKELEKRLRSVKQQQEEYTKKIERLVGIYSEMEPSKAADILPKLKTTVTVDILKQIDQEIAAEILGAMPTDIAVSISSQLSD, from the coding sequence ATGAAGAAGATTTTTTTCGCACTTATAATATTAATTGTATTAGCAGGTTTAACATTATACTTATTAGATTTTTTCAAAGTGTTTACTTTTGCCCAGTTACAGCAAGAGAGTTTAGAACAATTAGAAAAAATCCCTGCAGTTAAAGAATATATGGTTTCTAAGAAGAAAAATAATGAATTGCAGGACAATTTAGAGAAAGTTAGAATAAAATTAAGTGAAATGAAAGAAAAAAATAAACAATTATTAAACCAATTACAAAATAAGGAACAAGATATTAAGCAATTGCAGGGCCAAATTAAAGAATTAGAAAAAAGACTTAGGTCAGTTAAACAACAGCAAGAAGAATATACTAAAAAGATTGAAAGATTAGTAGGAATCTATAGTGAAATGGAACCTAGTAAAGCTGCTGATATACTACCTAAACTAAAGACTACAGTCACTGTTGATATTTTAAAGCAGATAGACCAAGAAATAGCAGCTGAGATTCTAGGGGCGATGCCAACAGATATTGCTGTTAGTATTTCAAGTCAATTATCTGATTGA